A region from the Salvia splendens isolate huo1 chromosome 15, SspV2, whole genome shotgun sequence genome encodes:
- the LOC121766710 gene encoding brassinosteroid-responsive RING protein 1-like yields the protein MGILFYAIKVPKVITVAFFLNLISYAHHILIAALTHLGLYKRSPEEESPESGSSTNNYILILDSSSPSLVPIRVHVVTAAIKKLVPVIEYEELVGRGGGEKGCSICLECIEGRDEVRELCNCRHLFHRDCLDTWIDEGQGDFACHVVVEDEDECMWCGVAAFEFY from the exons ATGGGTATCCTCTTCTACGCAATAAAGGTTCCGAAAGTCATCACCGTAGCCTTCTTCCTCAACCTAATTTCCTACGCCCACCATATCCTCATCGCCGCCCTCACGCATCTCGGCCTCTACAAGCGGTCGCCGGAGGAGGAATCGCCCGAATCCGGCTCCTCCACCAACAATTACATCCTGATTCTGGACAGCTCCTCCCCCTCGCTGGTCCCGATCCGGGTCCACGTCGTGACCGCCGCGATCAAGAAGCTGGTGCCCGTAATCGAGTACGAGGAATTGGTGGGCCGCGGCGGAGGAGAGAAGGGGTGTAGTATATGCTTGGAGTGTATAGAAGGGCGGGATGAGGTGAGGGAGCTTTGCAATTGTAGGCATTTGTTCCATAGGGATTGTCTGGACACGTGGATTGATGAGGGTCAG GGAGATTTTGCTTGTCATGTGGTGGTGGAGGATGAAGATGAGTGCATGTGGTGTGGTGTTGCTGCTTTTGAATTTTATTGA
- the LOC121766709 gene encoding uncharacterized protein LOC121766709: MTDAIVGTDQTDVHFWKRVLAVYNEFKLPCSAELTHDQVRKKFGRITTSLKRFIGIYENQMRTAESGRSEADIKTLSMQLYNTEGNPKFAYWEEFLVLRNSPKFRAICEQEIAPGLKHTRRQLQQ, from the coding sequence ATGACGGATGCCATAGTTGGCACGGATCAGACCGACGTACACTTCTGGAAGCGCGTCCTGGCGGTGTACAATGAATTCAAACTGCCGTGTAGCGCCGAGCTTACACACGACCAGGTCCGGAAGAAGTTCGGCAGGATCACTACATCCCTCAAGAGGTTCATTGGCATATACGAGAACCAAATGCGCACTGCTGAGAGTGGTCGCAGCGAAGCAGACATAAAAACGTTGTCGATGCAGTTGTACAATACTGAAGGCAACCCCAAGTTCGCATACTGGGAAGAATTCCTCGTTCTGCGGAACTCCCCAAAATTCAGAGCCATCTGCGAGCAAGAGATTGCTCCTGGGCTGAAGCATACAAGGCGACAACTACAACAGTAG